The following proteins are encoded in a genomic region of Alnus glutinosa chromosome 8, dhAlnGlut1.1, whole genome shotgun sequence:
- the LOC133876118 gene encoding uncharacterized protein LOC133876118, producing MAPRRYPVRNENYKNHRHGNRDDEFPPSPLPPPFNDGVNSALAQFMVETTRQFAEVVARIPQPVGRFQQVGCSMRDFASQQFRLFDGTQGSLVAEAWITDIQLLHETLGCTDEQKVRYTGLRITDEIARWWKSKKELLGIELGHRVVIPWDRFVEEFNGCFFLRAQRKMRAIEFQNLVQGPMTVKQYSFRFIELARFGLNLIPDEESKAECFENGLNPCIKEIVMCHEIRNFVKLVNIVSVAKRGMRESFAAYELKRQAASQVTCPSKRPALSIGNRPVEKRNFPPTAGNQALVCHKCGKMHAGECKANEPNCFRYGQLGHFKRNCPLDASGGSRPPGNNFPPRRLAQARVYTLTPVEIDEEEEGCDNGVVTGTIFLFGILACTLLDSGAIHSFISEAYIKLRHVST from the coding sequence ATGGCACCTCGACGTTACCCCGTTCGTAATGAAAACTACAAAAACCATCGTCATGGCAACCGTGATGACGAATTTCCACCTTCACCTCTACCTCCACCATTTAATGATGGAGTGAATTCAGCCTTAGCCCAATTTATGGTCGAAACTACTAGGCAGTTTGCCGAAGTAGTGGCAAGAATTCCACAGCCTGTCGGCCGATTTCAACAGGTAGGTTGCTCTATGCGCGATTTTGCTAGCCAGCAATTTCGTCTATTTGATGGAACACAGGGATCGTTAGTAGCTGAAGCCTGGATTACAGATATCCAGCTATTGCATGAGACACTTGGCTGTACCGACGAGCAAAAGGTTAGGTACACAGGACTAAGGATAACTGATGAAATTGCAAGATggtggaagtctaagaaagaactcttaggaatAGAGTTGGGACATAGGGTTGTTATCCCTTGGGATAGGTTTGTAGAAGAATTCAATGGATGCTTCTTTTTGAGGGCACAAAGGAAGATGCGGGCCATTGAATTCCAGAATCTGGTACAAGGCCCTATGACGGTAAAGCAATATTCCTTTAGGTTTATTGAACTAGCAAGGTTTGGCCTCAACCTAATCCCCGATGAGGAATCAAAGGCGGAATGTTTCGAAAATGGCCTTAATCCTTGTATTAAGGAGATAGTCATGTGTCACGAGATCAGAAACTTTGTCAAACTGGTCAATATAGTATCGGTTGCTAAAAGAGGAATGCGCGAATCATTCGCCGCTTACGAACTAAAGAGGCAAGCAGCGTCGCAGGTGACATGCCCATCCAAAAGACCTGCACTTAGTATTGGAAATAGACCGGTTGAGAAGAGGAATTTCCCTCCTACAGCAGGGAATCAAGCGCTTGTATGCCACAAGTGCGGGAAGATGCATGCTGGAGAGTGCAAGGCAAATGAACCAAACTGCTTTAGGTATGGTCAACTTGGTCACTTCAAGAGAAATTGTCCACTGGATGCCTCAGGAGGATCCCGACCCCCAGGAAACAACTTCCCACCAAGGCGACTCGCCCAAGCAAGGGTATATACTTTAACTCCGGTTGAGatagacgaagaagaagaaggatgtgATAACGGTGTTGTGACAGGTaccatctttttgtttggtatccTTGCGTGTACTCTTCTTGATTCAGGAGCTATACATTCATTCATTTCCGAAGCATACATTAAATTACGTCATGTTAGCACATGA